DNA from Synechococcus sp. CBW1108:
GATGGGGCGGCTGCCCGGGCAGCAGGGTTAAATGTTTGGACCTTGGGAGAGGGCTGAGCGATGCCTGCTTCAATCACCCGCAACCTGATCACCGGGGGAGCTGGCTTCGTCGGCTCCCATTTAGTGGATCGGCTGATGCAGGCCGGCGAGGAGGTCATCTGCCTTGACAACTACTTCACCGGCCGCAAATCAAATATTGCCGAGTGGATCGGCCACCCCCGCTTTGAGCTGATTCGCCACGACGTCACCGAGCCGATCCAGCTGGAAGTTGACCGGATCTGGCACCTGGCCTGCCCGGCTTCCCCCGTGCATTACCAGTTCAACCCGATCAAGACCGCAAAAACCAGCTTCCTGGGCACCTACAACATGCTGGGTCTGGCCAGGCGCGTGGGTGCCCGGCTGCTGATGGCCTCCACCAGTGAGATCTACGGCGACCCCGAGGTGCACCCCCAGCCTGAGAGCTACCGGGGCTGCGTCAACACCATCGGCATCCGCAGCTGCTACGACGAAGGCAAGCGCATCGCCGAAACCCTCTGCTTCGACTACCAGCGCATGCACGGCACGGAGATCCGCGTGATGCGCATCTTCAACACCTACGGGCCGCGCATGTTGCCCGATGACGGCCGGGTGGTGAGCAATTTCATCGTGCAGGCGTTGCGGGGAGAGCCCCTCACCCTCTACGGCGACGGCAGTCAGACCCGCTCCTTCTGCTACGTGGCCGATCTGGTGGAGGGCATGATCCGGCTGATGAACTGCAGCCACACCGGTCCGATGAACATCGGCAATCCCGGCGAGTTCACGATCCGCCAGCTGGCAGAGCTGGTGCGCGCCAAGATCAATTCCGAGTTGCCGTTGATCGAGAAGCCCCTGCCGGCGGATGATCCCCTGCAGCGCCAGCCGGTGATCGACCTGGCTAAGCAGGAGCTGGGTTGGCAGCCTGAGGTGCCGCTGGAGCAGGGTCTGGAGCCCACAATCGCCTACTTCCGCGAGGTCCTGGCTCCTTGATTCGGGCTGCGCTCGTAACCGGGGCGGCGGGCTTCATCGGCGCCGCGGTCTGCGAGCGGCTGCTGGGGCGGGGCGAGCGGGTGGTGGGGATCGACAACCTCAACAGCTACTACGACCCCGCCTTGAAGCGGGCCCGATTGGCCCGGCTCGAGGCCCTTGCTCCCCCCGGAGCCTGGCGCTTTCAACAGCTTGACCTGGGCGAAGTTGCTGCGATCGCCGAGCTGTTTGGGCGCGAGAAGCCACGCCTGGTGATTCACCTCGCGGCCCAGGCCGGGGTTCGCTACTCCATTGAGAATCCAGGCGCCTACCTGGAGAGCAACCTGGTGGGCCTGGGTTCGATCCTTGAGGGTTGCCGGCACCACGGCGCTGAACACCTGGTGTATGCCTCCAGCAGCTCGGTGTATGGCGGCAACACCAACCTGCCATTTGCCGAAAGCCAGCCGGTCAACCATCCGGTGAGCCTCTACGCCGCCACCAAGAAGGCGGGCGAATTGATGGCCCACACCTACAGCCACCTCTATGGGCTGCCCGCCACCGGCCTGCGCTTCTTCACCGTCTACGGGCCCTGGGGCCGGCCGGACATGGCACCGATGCTGTTCGCCAGGGCGATCCTGGCGGGCGAGTCAATCCGGGTGTTCAACCAGGGCCGCATGCGCCGTGACTTCACCTACATCGACGACATCGTTTCAGGCGTGATCGCCTGCGCAGACAAGCCGGCGACAGCTGATCCTGGCTTCGACACCTCGGCACCCGATCCGGCCACCAGCTGGGCGCCCCACCGGCTGTTCAACATCGGCAATAGCGAACCGGTTGAGTTGTTGCGTTTCATCGAATTGCTTGAGCAGGCCCTGGGCCGTGAGGCCATCCGCGATCTGCAGCCCATGCAGCCGGGCGATCTTGAGGCCACGGCCGCCGACACCTCCCTGCTTGAAGCCTGGGTGGGCTTTCGGCCCTCGACGCCCATCGAAGTGGGGGTGGAGCGCTTTGCCCACTGGTATCGGGACACCTACGCCTGAACTCAAGCCCAGGCCGGCAGGCAGACTCAGGCCACTTGCATTCTCCGGTTTGGCGTCGCTCCAGAGCCTGCGTGGCATGGCCGACCTGTTGCCGGGGCAGATCGCCCTTTGGCAGCACGTGGAGGCTAGGGCTCGGGAGCATTTTCGCCGCTCGGGGATCGCGGAGATCCGCACCCCCTTGCTGGAGGTCACCGAGCTGTTTGCCCGCGGCATCGGCGAAGCCACCGATGTGGTGGGAAAGGAGATGTATACGTTTCTGGATCGGGGGGAGCGCAGCTGCACCCTGCGCCCGGAGGGCACCGCTTCGGTGGTGCGGGCGGCGATCCAGCACGGCCTGCTGAGCCAGGGCCCCCGGCGCCTCTGGTATGGGGGCCCGATGTTTCGCTATGAGCGTCCCCAGGCCGGCCGGCTGCGCCAGTTCCACCAGATCGGGCTGGAGCTGCTGGGTTTTGCCGATGCCTGCAGCGATGTGGAGGCGATCGCCATCGCCTGGGATCTGCTGGCCGAGCTGGGCGTCGCTGGCCTGGCCCTGGAGCTCAATTCCCTCGGCAGCAGCGAGGATCGGGCCCGCTACCGCGAGCAGCTGGTGGCCTGGCTGGAGCAGCGGCGCGACCAGCTGGATGTCGATTCCCAGGCCCGCATCCACACCAATCCCCTGCGGGTGCTTGATGCCAAGCATCCAGACACCCAGGCCCTGCTGGCGGAGGCCCCCAGCCTGGCTTCTGCTCTGAGTGACGCGAGTCAGGCCCGCTTTGCTGCCGTGCAGCAAGCCCTTACGGCCCTGGGCATTCCGTTTGTGCTCAACCCCCGCTTGGTGCGGGGCCTGGATTATTACGGCCACACCGCCTTCGAGATCACCAGCAGCCAGCTGGGTGCCCAGGCCACGGTGTGTGGCGGCGGTCGCTACGACGGCCTGGTGCAGCAGCTGGGCGGGCCGGCGACCCCGGCGATCGGTTGGGCCCTGGGGATGGAGCGGCTGGTATTGCTGCTCAGCCAGACCGAGCGCCCCGCTGCGGCTTTGGATCTCTATGTGGTGAGTCGGGGCGAGGCGGCGGCGACGGCGGCGCTGGCCTTGGCAAGGCTTTGCCGTCAGGCGGGTCTGGCGGTGGAAAGGGATGCCAGTGGCTCGGCCTTCGCGAAGCAGTTCAAGCGGGCCGATCGCTCCGGGGCCCGTTGGGCGGCGGTGATCGGCGAGCAGGAGGCGGCTGATGGCCTGGTCGGGCTCCAGGATCTGCGCGCCAGCGAGCCCGCTGGCGATCGGCGACTGGGTCCCGTGGAGCTGGTTGAGGCCTTGCAGGCCGCCCGGGGGAGGCCATGACGCCGTAGGACCTGTCCACCCGCGGCAGCCATTGCGGGGTTGGGGGCCTTTGACTGCCCCAAGAAATTTGCTTTGAGCTGTCTCGGCCCTGATGGGTGATCCGTCCCTCGCGATCATTGCTGGTGAAGGGGTGCTGCCGAGGATGCTCTCGGAGGCCCTCTCCCGGGCAGGCCGTGCCCACATCGCCTGCTATCCCCATGGGCTTGAGGTGGAAGTGCCGGCGGCTGAGGAGTTCTTTTTTGAACGCTCGATCGCCTTCATCAAGTCGCTGCAGCAGCGGGGTATCAACCAGATCGTGATGGTGGGCAAGTTTGTGCGTCCCCGTTCACTCAACTTGCTGCGCTTTGAGGGCTCCACCTTGATGGCCGCCCCGCGGATTCTGGGTTCGCTGCGCAATGGCGACGATGCTTCCCTGCGGGCCTTGGCCCAGATCATCGAGGAGTACGGCCTCAAGGTGGTGGGCATCGAAGACGTGGCACCCAACCTGTTGCCAGAGCCTGGCCTCTACGCCAGCAGGGTGCCGAGTGAGCTGGATCGGGCCGATGTGGAGCGGGCCGCCTACATCGTTGAAGCCATCTCCCAGGTGGATGTGGGCCAGGGGGCGGTGGTGGCCAAGGGGCTGTGCCTGGCCACCGAAGCCCTGCCCGGCACCGACGCCATGCTCGAGTGGGTTGCCGCTACGCGTACGGAGCGGCCCGAATCCGGCCGCTCCGGGGTGCTCTATAAGGCCCCCAAGCTCAACCAAGACCGGCGCATGGATCTGCCCGGCATCGGCCCCACCACCGTGGCCAAGGCTGCCGCAGCTGGCCTTGCCGGCATCGCCTGGGAGGCCCGCAGTGCCCTGCTGCTGGACGCGGAGCAGACGATGGCGGATGCGGAGCGGTTGGGGCTGTTTTTGTGGTCGCGGGAGCCTCAGGCGCTCTGAGCACCCAATGTTCAGGCTCCCGCCTGCTCCAGCACGCCTTTGCTGCTCGGCACGGCACCAGCGCGGCGGGGATCCACTTCCACCGCCAGGCGCAGGGCCCGCGCAAACGCCTTGAAGCAGGCCTCCACGATGTGGTGGGAGTTCACCCCCGCCAGCTGGCGAATGTGCAGGGTGAGGCCGGCGTTGTTGGCCACCGCCACGAAGAACTCCTTCACCAGTTCGGTGTCGTAGCTGCCGATCTTCTGGGCCGGGATCTGCAGGTCGTAGCTGAGGTGGGGCCGGCCGCTGCAATCCAGCGCCACCTGCACCAAGGCCTCATCCAGGGGTGCCACGAAGTGGCCGAAGCGGTGGATGCCCCGCCGCTCGCCCAGGGCCTGGGCCAGGGCCTGGCCCACGGCGATACCCACGTCTTCGTTGGTGTGGTGGTCGTCGATGTGGGTGTCGCCCTTGGCGCTTATCTCCAGGTCGATCAGGCCGTGGCTGGCCAGCTGGTGGAGCATGTGGTCGAGAAACGCCACGCCGGTGTTCACCGTGCAGCGGCCGCTGCCGTCGAGCCCCAGGGTCACGCGTACATCGGTTTCGCCGGTGACGCGGTGGATGGTTCCGGTGCGCATGGCTGCCAAACGCCCTTCAGGGTTGCCCCATGCTGACAGGTGGGCCTAGGTACGCCAGCGCTTGAGCAGCTCGCCATAGGCATCGATGCGCCGGTCGCGCAGAAAGGGCCACCAGCGGCGTACCGCTTCACTGCGGTCCAGGTCCAGATCCACCAGCAGCACGGCCTCCTCTGCCACGCCCGCCTGGGCCAGCAGTTCCCCCTGGGGTCCGGCAGCAAAGCTGCTTCCCCAAAACTGCAGCCCTGCCGAGCCGGGCGCCGTTGCAACCTCCGAACTCGCCTCGGGGTCCAGCTCGTGACCGCAACGGTTGGCCACCAGCACCGGCAGGCCATTGGCAATGGCGTGGCCCCGTTGCACGGTGATCCAGGCCTCCCGCTGCCGGGCCTGCTCTGCTGGGCTGTCGTTTGAGCTCCAGCCAATAGCAGTGGGATAGAGCAGCAGATCGGCGCCGGCCAGGGCCATCAGCCGCGCCGCCTCAGGGAACCACTGGTCCCAGCAGACCAGCACTCCCAGCCGACCCACACTGGTGGAAATCGGCTTAAAACCCAGGTCCCCCGGGGTGAAATAGAACTTCTCGTAGAAGCCCGGATCATCCGGGATATGCATCTTGCGGTAGATGCCGGCGATCGAGCCATCGCGCTCGAGCACCACGGCTGTGTTGTGGGAGAGCCCGGGCGCCCGACGTTCAAACAGGCTGATCACCAGCACGATGGCCAGTTCCTTGGCCAGGGCCCCGAAATGGTCGCTGGAGGGGCCCGGGATGGGTTCGGCCAGGTCATGGCGGCCAACCAGCTCCTGTTGGCAGAAGTAGGCGCTGGTGTGGAGCTCCTGGCACACCACCAATTGGGCCCCCTGGCCGGCGGCCTGGCGGATGGCGCGGCCGGTGGCCGCCACCATTGCCTCGCGGTTGCCGGCCCAGGCCTGTTGCACCAGCGCAGCCACCAGGACGCTCACTGAAAGACGGCTGCAGGTATCTGCATGGTGGCGCAGTGCAGGGAGCCGTGCTGCAGGAGGAGGGCGGAGCAGTCGATGGCTTCGATCGTGTGGCAGGGGAATGCCTTGGCCAGGGCAGCCTGGGCTGCCTGATCGCGGCTGGGATCGCCGTAACTGGGCACCAGCACGGCCCCATTGAGGATCAGGAAGTTGGCGTAGGTGGCCGGCAGCCGGCGGCCATCATCCGGGGCGAAGCGGGCCTGGGGCCAGGGCAGGGGAATCAGCCGGTAGGGGCCCCCGGCGGCGGTGCGAAGCCCCTGGAGTTCCGCTTCCAGCCGCTGCAGCGGTGCCGCTGCGGCATCGCCGGGATCGTCACAGCTGACGTAGGCCAGGGTGCCTGGATCGCACAGGCGCACCAGGGTGTCGATGTGGCCGTCGGTGTCATCGCCGCAGAGCTCCCCATGGCTCAGCCAGATCACCCGGCTGGCGCCCAGCTGGGCGATCAGGGCCGCCTCGATGGCTGCTTGGTCGAGTTGGGGGTTGCGCCCGGGCGAGAGCAGGCAGCTGCTGGTGGTGAAAATGGTGCCGGCCCCATCGGATTCGATGCTGCCCCCCTCCAGCACCAGTCCAACCGGCTCGAGCGGGGTGAGGCCAAAGGCTCCCCCATGCCAGGCGGCGGCGGTGGCCCGGTTGTCGCCTCCGGCCTGGTACTTGCCGCCCCAGCCGTTGAAGCGAAAGTCCAGCAGCAAGGGGGCCTCGCCTTCTGGGCCCCGGCTCTCCAGCACGGTGATCGGCCCGTAGTCGCGCGTCCAGGTGTCCTGGGCCGGGCTGGCCCACACCCGCAGCCGGCCGGTGCCCAGATGGGCCAACTCCTGAGCGGTGGCTTCAGGGGTTGCACTGAGCAGCAGCACGGGGGCATG
Protein-coding regions in this window:
- a CDS encoding UDP-glucuronic acid decarboxylase family protein; amino-acid sequence: MPASITRNLITGGAGFVGSHLVDRLMQAGEEVICLDNYFTGRKSNIAEWIGHPRFELIRHDVTEPIQLEVDRIWHLACPASPVHYQFNPIKTAKTSFLGTYNMLGLARRVGARLLMASTSEIYGDPEVHPQPESYRGCVNTIGIRSCYDEGKRIAETLCFDYQRMHGTEIRVMRIFNTYGPRMLPDDGRVVSNFIVQALRGEPLTLYGDGSQTRSFCYVADLVEGMIRLMNCSHTGPMNIGNPGEFTIRQLAELVRAKINSELPLIEKPLPADDPLQRQPVIDLAKQELGWQPEVPLEQGLEPTIAYFREVLAP
- a CDS encoding NAD-dependent epimerase, with the protein product MIRAALVTGAAGFIGAAVCERLLGRGERVVGIDNLNSYYDPALKRARLARLEALAPPGAWRFQQLDLGEVAAIAELFGREKPRLVIHLAAQAGVRYSIENPGAYLESNLVGLGSILEGCRHHGAEHLVYASSSSVYGGNTNLPFAESQPVNHPVSLYAATKKAGELMAHTYSHLYGLPATGLRFFTVYGPWGRPDMAPMLFARAILAGESIRVFNQGRMRRDFTYIDDIVSGVIACADKPATADPGFDTSAPDPATSWAPHRLFNIGNSEPVELLRFIELLEQALGREAIRDLQPMQPGDLEATAADTSLLEAWVGFRPSTPIEVGVERFAHWYRDTYA
- the hisS gene encoding histidine--tRNA ligase produces the protein MASLQSLRGMADLLPGQIALWQHVEARAREHFRRSGIAEIRTPLLEVTELFARGIGEATDVVGKEMYTFLDRGERSCTLRPEGTASVVRAAIQHGLLSQGPRRLWYGGPMFRYERPQAGRLRQFHQIGLELLGFADACSDVEAIAIAWDLLAELGVAGLALELNSLGSSEDRARYREQLVAWLEQRRDQLDVDSQARIHTNPLRVLDAKHPDTQALLAEAPSLASALSDASQARFAAVQQALTALGIPFVLNPRLVRGLDYYGHTAFEITSSQLGAQATVCGGGRYDGLVQQLGGPATPAIGWALGMERLVLLLSQTERPAAALDLYVVSRGEAAATAALALARLCRQAGLAVERDASGSAFAKQFKRADRSGARWAAVIGEQEAADGLVGLQDLRASEPAGDRRLGPVELVEALQAARGRP
- a CDS encoding LpxI family protein, which gives rise to MGDPSLAIIAGEGVLPRMLSEALSRAGRAHIACYPHGLEVEVPAAEEFFFERSIAFIKSLQQRGINQIVMVGKFVRPRSLNLLRFEGSTLMAAPRILGSLRNGDDASLRALAQIIEEYGLKVVGIEDVAPNLLPEPGLYASRVPSELDRADVERAAYIVEAISQVDVGQGAVVAKGLCLATEALPGTDAMLEWVAATRTERPESGRSGVLYKAPKLNQDRRMDLPGIGPTTVAKAAAAGLAGIAWEARSALLLDAEQTMADAERLGLFLWSREPQAL
- the hisB gene encoding imidazoleglycerol-phosphate dehydratase HisB, producing the protein MRTGTIHRVTGETDVRVTLGLDGSGRCTVNTGVAFLDHMLHQLASHGLIDLEISAKGDTHIDDHHTNEDVGIAVGQALAQALGERRGIHRFGHFVAPLDEALVQVALDCSGRPHLSYDLQIPAQKIGSYDTELVKEFFVAVANNAGLTLHIRQLAGVNSHHIVEACFKAFARALRLAVEVDPRRAGAVPSSKGVLEQAGA
- a CDS encoding carbon-nitrogen hydrolase gives rise to the protein MSVLVAALVQQAWAGNREAMVAATGRAIRQAAGQGAQLVVCQELHTSAYFCQQELVGRHDLAEPIPGPSSDHFGALAKELAIVLVISLFERRAPGLSHNTAVVLERDGSIAGIYRKMHIPDDPGFYEKFYFTPGDLGFKPISTSVGRLGVLVCWDQWFPEAARLMALAGADLLLYPTAIGWSSNDSPAEQARQREAWITVQRGHAIANGLPVLVANRCGHELDPEASSEVATAPGSAGLQFWGSSFAAGPQGELLAQAGVAEEAVLLVDLDLDRSEAVRRWWPFLRDRRIDAYGELLKRWRT
- a CDS encoding agmatine deiminase family protein; amino-acid sequence: MKAPSRRLPAEWEPVGAVLMAWPRADGDWAPYLPAVRACYRELCAAISRHAPVLLLSATPEATAQELAHLGTGRLRVWASPAQDTWTRDYGPITVLESRGPEGEAPLLLDFRFNGWGGKYQAGGDNRATAAAWHGGAFGLTPLEPVGLVLEGGSIESDGAGTIFTTSSCLLSPGRNPQLDQAAIEAALIAQLGASRVIWLSHGELCGDDTDGHIDTLVRLCDPGTLAYVSCDDPGDAAAAPLQRLEAELQGLRTAAGGPYRLIPLPWPQARFAPDDGRRLPATYANFLILNGAVLVPSYGDPSRDQAAQAALAKAFPCHTIEAIDCSALLLQHGSLHCATMQIPAAVFQ